The Hymenobacter oligotrophus genome has a window encoding:
- a CDS encoding family 43 glycosylhydrolase, with product MSFELEPGAYTPTPDADLLVDRPEVLYAGADAPAPVAPALVGYDRLVLPGDFPDPTITKIGDTYWASATSAEWGAVFPLFKSDDLVHWELVSHVFPHRLPAWCDSQFWAPELFYEGGKVYMYYTARKKGGVLCVAVASADRPEGPYTDHGPLVGEAAGSIDGFPVRDENGVLHLIWKNDGNSIGKPTPIWAQRIDEATMKLVGKRKELFRNDTPWEGNLVEGSALVRHNGYFYMFYAGNACCGKYCTYAEGVARSRNLLGPWEKYDRNPILTDNEVWKCPGHGTVTEKDGRWFLLHHAYHVNSHEFVGRQGLLSEFTWNEQGWPEFVNSSPQAAPLADVTLLNVTDNFAGEALGLTWQWPATQPPHLEVADGHLHLGASPARLGAIVAQRTYSATYTASVQVDTTGLGEGTFAGLGAVGDPYNALALVAGDNMLQLWHVKMGKKQRLTEVLLEPCSTLGLRLECWGGSRYRFAYSLDGGLNWEPIRTDGFAINGTYLPPWDRGVRVGLIAQGEENQTATFSEFRLRNQR from the coding sequence TTGTCTTTCGAATTGGAACCCGGGGCCTACACCCCGACGCCGGACGCCGATTTGCTCGTTGACCGCCCGGAAGTATTGTATGCTGGCGCCGATGCTCCGGCTCCTGTAGCCCCTGCGCTGGTTGGCTACGACCGCCTCGTGCTGCCCGGCGATTTTCCGGACCCCACGATTACCAAAATCGGCGACACCTATTGGGCCAGCGCCACCTCGGCTGAGTGGGGCGCCGTGTTCCCGTTGTTTAAGTCCGACGACCTAGTGCACTGGGAGTTGGTAAGCCACGTGTTTCCGCACCGGTTGCCGGCGTGGTGCGATTCGCAGTTTTGGGCACCCGAGCTGTTTTACGAAGGCGGTAAGGTGTACATGTATTACACGGCCCGTAAAAAAGGCGGCGTGTTGTGCGTGGCCGTGGCCAGCGCCGACCGCCCCGAGGGGCCTTACACCGACCACGGCCCGCTGGTAGGCGAAGCCGCCGGCTCGATCGACGGATTTCCGGTGCGCGACGAGAACGGCGTGCTGCACCTAATCTGGAAGAACGACGGCAATAGCATCGGCAAACCCACGCCCATTTGGGCGCAGCGCATCGACGAGGCAACGATGAAGCTGGTGGGCAAGCGCAAGGAGCTGTTTCGCAACGACACACCTTGGGAAGGCAACCTGGTAGAAGGCTCCGCCCTTGTGCGCCACAACGGCTACTTCTACATGTTTTACGCCGGCAATGCCTGCTGCGGCAAGTATTGCACCTACGCCGAGGGCGTGGCCCGCTCGCGCAACTTGCTCGGCCCGTGGGAAAAGTACGACCGCAACCCCATCTTGACCGATAACGAGGTATGGAAGTGCCCCGGCCATGGCACCGTAACCGAGAAAGACGGCCGCTGGTTTTTGCTGCACCACGCTTACCACGTAAACAGCCACGAGTTTGTGGGCCGCCAGGGCTTGCTGAGCGAGTTTACCTGGAACGAGCAGGGCTGGCCTGAGTTCGTAAACAGCAGCCCGCAAGCCGCTCCGCTGGCTGATGTAACGCTGCTGAACGTAACCGACAACTTTGCGGGCGAGGCGCTGGGCCTTACTTGGCAGTGGCCCGCAACGCAGCCGCCCCACCTCGAGGTGGCCGACGGCCATCTGCACCTAGGGGCCAGCCCGGCGCGCCTAGGCGCCATTGTGGCGCAGCGCACCTACTCCGCTACGTACACCGCTAGCGTGCAGGTTGATACAACCGGCTTGGGCGAGGGCACGTTTGCCGGCCTGGGCGCCGTGGGCGACCCGTACAACGCCTTGGCCCTAGTGGCCGGCGACAACATGCTGCAGCTTTGGCACGTGAAGATGGGCAAGAAACAGCGCCTCACCGAAGTGCTGCTAGAACCTTGCAGCACCCTAGGTTTGCGCCTCGAGTGCTGGGGCGGCAGCCGCTACCGCTTTGCTTACAGCCTCGACGGTGGCCTGAATTGGGAGCCCATCCGCACCGATGGTTTCGCCATCAACGGCACTTACCTTCCGCCCTGGGACCGTGGCGTGCGCGTGGGCCTCATTGCCCAAGGCGAAGAAAACCAAACAGCCACGTTTTCGGAGTTTCGGTTGCGCAACCAGCGTTAA